Within the Bacillus sp. FSL K6-3431 genome, the region TTCCATATCAGGATTTAGAAAAAGGCATATTACTAGGACCATATTTATTAAAAGAAAAAAATCAGGTATTTCAACAAAAATGGCTGGATGAAATGCAACAATGGGAAAGAATACTTTTGCAGCTTAGTAAATCGGATAATAAAGCAAAATATATAGATAGGCAAAAGGAATTGATGGAAAAGATTAATTTAGTTAGGGAGGTATTGTCGTGAAAACCATCAATGGTTATGAATTTATTCAAATGTTTGAAGAGTTCTCTCCGAAAAAGCATGCGCTTGAAGGTGATCCAATCGGATTACATGTAGGTACATTGAATAAGAAGATTAAGAAAGTCATGATTGCTTTAGATGTTATGCAAGACGTCGTAGATGAAGCGATTGAAAAGGATGTAGATCTAATTATTGCTCACCACCCATTAATTTATCGACCACTGAAAAATATTTCAACAGAGGATCCAACAGGGAAATTGATCGAGCAATTAATCAAACATGATATAGCTGTCTATGCGGCGCATACGAACCTTGATGTATCCAGCGGAGGAGTAAATGATATGCTTGCTGTCGCATTAAAATTAGAGGATACGACGGTGCTTGTACCAACATACTCAGAAACACTCAAAAAGCTCGTAGTCTTCGTCCCTGAAGAAGATGAGGAGCAAATGTTACAAGCATTAGGTCACGCTGGCGCAGGAGCAATTGGTGAATATACTGAATGCTCCTTTTCATCCATAGGTACAGGGCGCTTTTTACCTGGGGGAAATACGAATCCACATATTGGAAAACGAGGAAAGCTAGAATGGGTGAAAGAAGTAAAAATAGAAACAGTCTATCCTGAGCATATAGAGAAGAAAGTAATAGCTGCTATGCTTAAGGCACATCCTTACGAAGAGCCAGCGTATGACCTATATTCGCTTGATTTACAGTCTGAACAGCTAGGTCTTGGAAGAGTAGGAGAACTAAGCGAAGAGATGAACCTACAAGCGTTTGCGGAATATGTAAAAGTTGCGCTCGATTCGGGTGGAGTTCGCGTTATTGGTGATCTTAATAGCCGTGTCAAAAAGGTAGCCATTCTTGGTGGGGATGGCAATAAATATATTAGCGCGGCTAAATTCAAAGGGGCCGATGCATATGTGACAGGTGATATTTATTATCACACGGCACATGATGCAATGAATATGGGGCTGAATATCGTTGATCCAGGACATAATGTGGAGAAAATCATGAAAAAGGGATTAACGAATATACTACAGGAAATGAGCGAGAAAAGGAATTACGAAGTAAAAATATTCGCCTCGGAAATAAATACGGACCCTTACATCTTTTTATAGAAGATGTTAAATAACTTTCCACTGCTTGTGAGAAACCAAGCTTACCAGCAAGGAGTTATAATCAACCATATCAAAAAAGCTGATCCAATTTCTTTGGATCAGCTTTTTAGTATGAAACAATATACTGATTAACTTGTAGGTAATTTTGGTTTTCTTACTTTTGGTAGTATTTTATTTAATGGAACTTTGTTTTCACGCACCCATGTTGATTGATCTATTGGATTAAATTGTTCTAGAAATGCAATCACTTCACGAACGATAGGTGTCGGTGTGGATGCGCCGGCAGTGACTGCAACTGTTTTAGCAGCTTTTATCCAGTCAATATCTATTTCGCTTACATCACCGACACGGTAGGCATTGGTGTGCGCAATCTCTTTCGATACTTGGGCTAAGCGATTTGAGTTATTGCTCATAGGATCGCCCACTACAATCAAGACATCTGCTACTCCAGCTTGTTTAGCGACAGCTTCCTGACGAACTTGGGTGGCAAGACAAATTTCTTCATGCTGTTCAGCCAAAGGGTATTTGTCCTTTACTTTATCCATAATTGCTTTAACATCCCATTGACTCATCGTTGTTTGATTTGTAACGATTATTTTTTCGTTATTCACATTAAGTTCATCAACGTCTTCTAAGGACTCTACAAGATGCACAATTTGTGGCGCAACGCCAACGGCTCCTTCTGGTTCTGGATGCCCTTTTTTACCAATATAAATGACATCGTATCCTTCTGCTTCTTTCTCCCGAATTAAATCGTGAGTAATTGTCACATCCGGACATGTTGCATCAATTGTAGTAAGTCCTTTTTTTTCAGCGATCTCTCGAACTTCAGGTGAAACACCGTGGGCAGTATAAATCACAGTACCGCTATTAACTTGTTCCAGTATTTCTTTACGGTTCGGTCCATCAAGTGTGATAATGCCATCTTCGGCAAAAGCATCTGTTACATGTTTATTGTGAACAATCATACCTAGAATATAGATTGGGCGTGGTAATGTTTTATCCAGTGCTGCATTACGGGCGATGACCATGGCATCAACAACACCATAGCAATAGCCACG harbors:
- a CDS encoding Nif3-like dinuclear metal center hexameric protein, which codes for MKTINGYEFIQMFEEFSPKKHALEGDPIGLHVGTLNKKIKKVMIALDVMQDVVDEAIEKDVDLIIAHHPLIYRPLKNISTEDPTGKLIEQLIKHDIAVYAAHTNLDVSSGGVNDMLAVALKLEDTTVLVPTYSETLKKLVVFVPEEDEEQMLQALGHAGAGAIGEYTECSFSSIGTGRFLPGGNTNPHIGKRGKLEWVKEVKIETVYPEHIEKKVIAAMLKAHPYEEPAYDLYSLDLQSEQLGLGRVGELSEEMNLQAFAEYVKVALDSGGVRVIGDLNSRVKKVAILGGDGNKYISAAKFKGADAYVTGDIYYHTAHDAMNMGLNIVDPGHNVEKIMKKGLTNILQEMSEKRNYEVKIFASEINTDPYIFL
- a CDS encoding 4-hydroxy-3-methylbut-2-enyl diphosphate reductase, giving the protein MKIIKIAPRGYCYGVVDAMVIARNAALDKTLPRPIYILGMIVHNKHVTDAFAEDGIITLDGPNRKEILEQVNSGTVIYTAHGVSPEVREIAEKKGLTTIDATCPDVTITHDLIREKEAEGYDVIYIGKKGHPEPEGAVGVAPQIVHLVESLEDVDELNVNNEKIIVTNQTTMSQWDVKAIMDKVKDKYPLAEQHEEICLATQVRQEAVAKQAGVADVLIVVGDPMSNNSNRLAQVSKEIAHTNAYRVGDVSEIDIDWIKAAKTVAVTAGASTPTPIVREVIAFLEQFNPIDQSTWVRENKVPLNKILPKVRKPKLPTS